The sequence below is a genomic window from Actinokineospora baliensis.
CGGTCCAGCGCGACCCCGGCGTCTGCCAGGGATCTCGGTGTCAAGCGTGGGAACCCCTCACCGACGGCGTACACTGCGGACGCCACTCGCCGGGTCCACCGGGTATCGCACCGTTCGCCGAGGTCCTCTTGCCAACCCCACACGGCCAGTCCCGCGTCCAAGTCGTCGCGACCTGTGCCCGGACCGAGCATGGCACGAACTCGCTCGACCAGCTGCCCCAACCGGGCTCCTGCCCCTGTCCCCGCCTGCGTGAGCTGGTGGGACACCAACCACAGCGGCCGGTCACCGGTGGGTACGAGTTGCGGCAGGGACTCGATCCAGTGCGTGCGCCGCTCCGAGCTGGTCGTCTTGACCTCGACGTCGTCGCCGCGCAGGCCGAAATCATGTTCCTCTCCCTCTGGGCCCCGCCAAGCCGCCAGCGCGGCTGGCGCGCCGAGTCCGTGGATGAGCCCGGCGAGGCTGAGCAGCTCGCCGAAGAGACCGATCTCGCGCTCCCTCGGGAACCCCTCTTCACGTCGGAGAAGAGCGGCGAACTCGCGCAGGGTGAGTGCCAGCGCGTCAGCGGGCGACATCTGATCGAGCTGGACCCGGTCGGCGATCGAGCACAGCAGTGGATAGGCCGCCTGGAACAGTGCGGGCACCGTGACGACGACCTCGAGGCAGCGGCCGACGTCGTGGTGGGTCAGGCGGCTGACGACGTGTTGCAGTCGGGTTGCGGGCGCGTGATCGGCTCCCGGACTGTGGACCCGGACGCCCAGATGCCCCTCCGCCGGGGTCACGAAGAGCCAGACCAGCGGATCGCCGGCGATGGGCTTGAGGTAGGGCACGCCCTCGGCGAGGACCCGCTCAAGGTGGGCAGGGGCGAGGTGCCGGTCCTGGGAGGTCGAGTAGGTCATCGGCGCTCCGCCCGCACGGCGGTCGTCAACAGCGACTTCCAGAGCTCGATGTTGTCCTTATCGCGCGAACCGAGGTACTCACCCTGGAAGACGTCCTCCATCAGCAGGTAGATCATGGTCTTGATCAGCGGCAGGTCGTTGAGCCCACCGTGGCGGTCACCGAGCAGCATCTTCCGGTACCGCTTGTTGAGCCAGATCGTCCGCTCGTCGCGGTCGATGTCGAAGAACTGGTCGTCGTCGAACTCGCGCCATCGCAGGTCCACCGGATCGACTCTCAGTGATTCGATCTCC
It includes:
- a CDS encoding PD-(D/E)XK motif protein encodes the protein MTYSTSQDRHLAPAHLERVLAEGVPYLKPIAGDPLVWLFVTPAEGHLGVRVHSPGADHAPATRLQHVVSRLTHHDVGRCLEVVVTVPALFQAAYPLLCSIADRVQLDQMSPADALALTLREFAALLRREEGFPREREIGLFGELLSLAGLIHGLGAPAALAAWRGPEGEEHDFGLRGDDVEVKTTSSERRTHWIESLPQLVPTGDRPLWLVSHQLTQAGTGAGARLGQLVERVRAMLGPGTGRDDLDAGLAVWGWQEDLGERCDTRWTRRVASAVYAVGEGFPRLTPRSLADAGVALDRLAEVRYRIDLTGLDPAAAPPAVLSAAVDHLEG